CATGCAGACGTTGGGCGTTCCACAGGACAAGACATTTGTATTTGGATATCCGGTTCGCCGCCTGTCCTATCACCGCCAGGAACTGCTGGAAGAGTTGGTGAAATTGCGCCACCAGATTATGCCACATATGGTGTTTCTTCCCTCCGCCAGCGACCTGCATCAGGATCATCAGGTACTTAACGCCGAGGGTTTACGCTGCTTCAAAGACATGACCATCTGGGGTTACGAACTACCTTGGAACACCATTAGGTTTTCTGCACAGGCGTTTGTCACTCTGGAGCCCTGCGAGCTACAGGCGAAGTGGAAGGCACTCCAGGCATACAAGTCACAGTTTGATCTTTCCCGTCCCTACTTTTCCTGGGAGTTTATTGAGGGTTTGGCCCGTGTTCGCGGTGTGCAGGTGAAGGCGCCTTAC
This genomic interval from Edaphobacter bradus contains the following:
- a CDS encoding PIG-L deacetylase family protein codes for the protein MILAPHTDDAELGCGGTIARMLKDGVDISVAAFSTAEDSLPPGAVPTQLRDEFLSAMQTLGVPQDKTFVFGYPVRRLSYHRQELLEELVKLRHQIMPHMVFLPSASDLHQDHQVLNAEGLRCFKDMTIWGYELPWNTIRFSAQAFVTLEPCELQAKWKALQAYKSQFDLSRPYFSWEFIEGLARVRGVQVKAPYAEAFEVMRIKW